A segment of the Corylus avellana chromosome ca2, CavTom2PMs-1.0 genome:
aaaaatgtaaaatctaAAATGCAATTCATGTGCAACATTTCTGGCCGGAGTGGCAGTGAAAACCTACCTCAGCCCGGTGCAGTCTAGTACTAGTACTAACCATAGACTAAAGGTGCCTATCAGATGTTAGGAACTCAGTAAGATAGAAAATGATCCTTACCCTGGATAACACCTAAACACAGCACCAGATGGCAGAGGTCTCATTGAGTAGACTGTTGTAAAGGTGCTGCACAAATAATGACATAGAGTTGATAATTTGTTATGATCATGAACATGTAGAATATCTATACGAACATTTAATCTGAAGAGTTTATGCAATGCTACGGATCCTCTAAACAATTCAACATGTCAGCTAAATACGCTTAACTGAAGGGAGAATACTGAAAAGGGAAAATGGTGAGCCAAGACAATACAATCGTGAAGGGAAATTTTGCTGCCGGCCATGATATTATGACTGAATCTGCAATTTCTGTTCACGGGGTTATCACTCTGTTGATTACTGCCTATGGCTATGGCTAAGGCAATTATACCAAGAATGATTATTTCTGGTATGGCATGGTCTTTAACATAGAGTTGGCATTGATTGAGGATGAGAAGAGGGAAACTTGAAATTAATTGTCCATGCGAAGCATGGCCAAGAACTGCAACATTAAATGGCAAGCAGAACAGGAGAGAGAAACCTGAGTTTAGCTGGacaatgtaaaatatattttctaattaactAAAGAAAAGGCTTTATTCATGTACTGAGCTGGTAACCAATTGAATGAGCTTAAAAATTAAGGAACAAGCTTGTTTGAAATGTAGAGAATGCATAGTATACCGTAGAAAATACCGCCTTAACTTCCGAACATTAACCCCAACTCCAACATCCTCACTGATGAGACGTGGGTTCCACATGATGAGAGGCCTTGGCTGCCAACATATGAGATACTGTAAGGAAAAGTGTTCTTCCAAGCTTGAggtagaaaaaaggaaaattatgacatttacataatgATGGTTTTAGAAAATCTTCCAGAAAGTACAGGTTTAAGCAATTTCCATCaccataaaattaaatatgagcAACTTAGCTCATGTATACAAATCAAATACTCCTAgagtaaaagaataaaaagataaagaatTAATATTAGACTAGAATACACAGTAAGCCatagttcataaaaaataaaagcttgaAAAGATGGTACAACGATGATATAGAAGAGTCAAACAAAATATGCAGCAAATTGTAGTTTCTATAGCTTGACCATAAACAATCAATTTTACTATACACATAAACATAGGTACTTTTGGTTTAACAGTGGTCATAAGCGATGACATGAAGATGTGTTTTATTGTAGGCGTATGTGTCCACAAATGTTAATTCAGGTGTTAACCACCCTACAATGTTGTATTAAGAAGATTGTTTTTTgattacttacttatcaaaaaaaaagaagattgttAGAGTATGGGAGTTTTCCATATTAGGATTAATTTGTTTTCCTTATTGAACCAATTACCATAGTTGTTTGACTGTAGGAATTGATTACCTTCATTGTATTCTCTCCACCTATCacaattctcttataaataggggtcttttgtattgtaaaaatCATAAAGTGAATAAGAGCACAATATAGCCTTAGAATACattaagtggtaatttaatatggtatcagagccgaGCTCATGAGTTCGAACCTTAACTCTACAGTTTAtaacaatttcaattaaatattccacgtattGGACCTCACTTACTAAGGGCAGAAGGAGGGTTGAGCTCACATGTGAGGAAAAGTGttagtatattaattaaatgattaaattcacaatttcctGCAAGCTTAAGCTTTAgggataaatgataatttaacatggtatcgaAGCAAAAGTCCTTAGTTCAAATTTTTTCCGTTATTcacctcccatttcaattaaatattacatgTGTTAGGCCTCATTTATTAAGgagaagtttgagcccacacatgagAGAGAGTGTTCGAATATTAATTGATTGATCAAATCAACCATTTCcaattagcttaagcttttaggacaaatAGTGATTTAAGAGGGggaatattagaatattaattaaatgattaaattcactatttcttataagtttaagcttttgggataattgataatttaacctggtatcagagcaaaggttcaAACCTTGTCTTTGTCATTCACatccaatttcaatttaatattccacgTGTTTGGTCTCACTTATTAAGGGAGAGTTTGAGCCAgacgtgagggagagtgttagaatattaattaaattattaaatcaacaTTTTCCAATtcgcttaagcttttaggacaagtggtgatttaacaaaaatatagatCAGTTTCATGTAAGAATTCACCGAAGAAAGAAACTTCTCAACATGCAACCTTACAAGGATCTAACACTACaataatgtaaataaaaaaaaaaaaaatggacaagatTTTGTAGTTATCCAAGCCAAAAGGAGCAAGAAAtctgggaaaaaaaaactttaacatTTACTCTTGGATTGTAAGTGATTTGCAAAAGGATCAAATGCGATTATGTATCCAGCATatataaacagaaaaataattttttttcctttttaatataaattcaGAAGTAAATTTGATTCATCATCATAATAGAATCTATATTTCTGATCATGAGCATCATGCTAATAACCGAACTGGGTGTATGTAGACCAATGCTTCTAATAAAGGACTAAGAAGATTAGTTAGGCACCGGATCATCTGAGAGATTAGATGCAATTCTCTCTACATATTGCAACATCTGATAATCAGGAACAACCATAACCACAATCTCGTCTTCACTCTCTACAGGCTTCCGATCACTTAAGCTGAATAAATGAGACAGAATATCACATATCTGAGTCATGaagttcaattaattaatatttaagtaATGCAGTGGAGCTTCATCAGTACAATGACCCTGTGGCAGGAAATCAACTGGTAGAAAAATATGAAGTGGCAAGATTTGTTTGAAAAAGGATGATTAACCAAGCtgccaaaacacatttttagagGACTTCCATCGGTATGGCAGACATTACCTGGAAAATCCAAAAGCGGCATCTTTCCACCGGTACTTTAGAAGTGCAGCAGCACCAGCATCAGGAAATATGGCTTtgattttctaaaaattaaatttacagAACTTAGTAACGGGGATCACgtatattgaataataaaattgaaCTTACTGATTATAAAAGAGGAATAAGGAATACATCATTAACCAATATTAAATACAGTGTTCCAAATTGTAATCAATTCATTAAGACAGATTGCTTGCACAACAAGTGGTACCCTAAACGATACAAGCATCACCAGTCATATGTCCCCATAACGAGTGAAACTAAGACTGCTTGTTACTTTTCTTGGCCTACTAAAATTTCCAACTCCAAAGCAAAGGTTAGGTAAAATTTATTGTTAACATCCTTCTCATATTAATTCATTCTCCTATACTGTATAGTTCCAGTAAGTCAATCCCAAACACTAAGTTTCTTAACTTCAAGCAATTCTTCCAAATTACCTGAGATCCAGTTTCTTCAATTAATGTATCCAAGAAAATCCTTGACAGTTCCCAGAGCTCAGCTTGTGCACCTTCATCATCTAGAAACAGCAACTGGGGAATTAGGAGCTCAACCTGTAAAAAGATAACCAGGCTataaaaacaagagaaagagcAGACAAATAACTGAAGTGGATTTACCTAACTGGACATGAGAATTGAACATCTGCACTGTGactatacttttctttttctttttaacaaatagctcaaaatttcaaggataatttatatttcaaaGTACAAATTTTAAACCTGCCCCCAGACAGGTTTAAGCTTGATTTTTGCAAGTattatatggaaaaaaaaaaaaaaaaatgttttaactCTGAAATTTTGACAAGCCAGTAGTAGAACTTGGAACataatttgcttaaaaattcaaattaatctaCCTCATTTTAGCTAGGATATCCCTTTTTGATATTTATGTACATTTATCTTTAGAGAACAGTAGTACGTTTTCAACTGttactactttttctttttcttttttggccaaaacaCCCCTTTCTTCTGATACCGAGTCTTCAATAGAACAGAAATACTAACATCTTGTTTCAAGAGGATTGATTTATTAATTCaaaatctttcttttcatttctttaatagACTCATTTAAGCTTCTTAGTAATGGCcatggaaaaaaacaaaacaaagaggaGCTTCCATTTTATATCAACAAGATTACATTTTTCTTTGGCACGTACTATGGCTCTCGTTCCTCCCGAAGACACAAATGAGGCAGTTGCTAGACTTGATTGCCGGACTGCCCCCTCCAAGTCAGAAGGCAAGCAGCtgaaacataaaataaatcattagcGGATTTCCTTTCACTTATCAGATTCAAGgccaaaaaacaagaaataatctAAATACAAATTCATCTACTCTAGTCTCAAcccaacaaaggaaaaaaaaaaaaaaaaaaaaaaaaaaagaaaaaagaaagaagaagttcATGAAATTAACTAGAAGTTTGCATCCGTTGGCATATTTCAGGCTAAGGTCTTTAGCCTGTCCAAAGGCTAATTACTACCCCatgaaatgaaattatttcCAATATGTTTTCCTTCCCATTTGATCAAACAAGATAGAGCAGTGTACCAAAATATGACATTGACTACAGTCTGACTATATGAGCTAGTTGGGAGGAGGGAAATCcatgatttcttttcctttataaaCTCCCAGATATAGTGTATATGTTAAAGACACATATGATAAGATTAACACAATAAACTGATTTAAAATGCCTAAAAAGCACAATGAAAAGATTCAACCAATGGGTATCACCAAATTCCCTTCCATTTCAATATAGTCACTCAGCTCGGAGGAAAAAAAGCAACTTGACACCCAAAAAGGCAATCCCAGATAATTAACAAGTGAACCCAGATGAGCTAAGCTAAGTGTAAGTGTTGGTAAGAAACCAAACCTGTcagcttcttcctcttcttctacttcttcttgaATTGTTTTTGGCTCTGCTGATAAAGTAGATGGCGAGATGGCTTCAGGACTGTCTTGGGCAGCCTCACCTTGGAAATTCTCAAACTTGGCACATATCCTTGAGCTAGACCCAGCTCTGCTCAGTGAAATTCCGTTGTACCCATTAAGGATAGAGTGAGAAAAAGATAAGGAAAAGCGTGTGGATGAGGATGGATTGGGTACTGATGCAGAGGAGCAACAGGAGAAGAAGCAACAACTTGAATATGAAGAAGCCATGAAGTTGCTTGAGCTACTACAGGGACTAAGCCATAGAACATACCACTGGTTTTATCAAATTTGTTggttattgtttgattttgattgaTTATCACCAGGACACAGCTTAGGATTTGGATCCGGTGCAGAACAGGTTGCACCGGTGTAATGCATTTTTTCTAGCCGTTCATTTAAATTAACGGTACATATCCTGatagcaataaaataaaaataaaaataaaatgggtaacttcactaaaaatttttgaacttccactcgatttgATAAACTctccctaaactttaaaattttttaatttaatctcttaaacttttaattgtaatcaatttggacccctccgtcaaattttaaatgtttaaaatctaacggaatggctcaatgtttaaaatctaataGAAGGGTTCATATtaaaagcaattaaaagttGAGGAGTCTAACTGAAAATacccattttttgttttctttgaaagTAGAGGAATTGAATACAAAATTGTGTGTGGCCATAGCTGCCACCAACTCATAATAATCCTCCCATGCTAGTTTTATGAAGgtcatattttctttaattcttaTATTGGCcgtgaataatttatataatcttCTCCCTAGAGACTACACGTGTTTGGATACTTAACAAGACAAAATCTTGAATTATCTTATCTTTAATATGATGTATTCTTATTTGGACagaaatttattataaatcGGATTATAAGATTTCTTAAGGTTTATATCATACTAGCTTAGAGCCCGCGCAATGcgccgggtttttttttttattttgtaatttactcaaaaagtatttaaaagattatcaacaataatttttattttcttctcttaattaactaattagctacaaaaaatgacaaatattcataagatccttttaaaccatagttttactcaatacatatctaataaatttaaaaattc
Coding sequences within it:
- the LOC132172494 gene encoding uncharacterized protein LOC132172494, encoding MASSYSSCCFFSCCSSASVPNPSSSTRFSLSFSHSILNGYNGISLSRAGSSSRICAKFENFQGEAAQDSPEAISPSTLSAEPKTIQEEVEEEEEADSCLPSDLEGAVRQSSLATASFVSSGGTRAIVELLIPQLLFLDDEGAQAELWELSRIFLDTLIEETGSQKIKAIFPDAGAAALLKYRWKDAAFGFSSLSDRKPVESEDEIVVMVVPDYQMLQYVERIASNLSDDPPRPLIMWNPRLISEDVGVGVNVRKLRRYFLRTFTTVYSMRPLPSGAVFRCYPGSWKVFSDDKDRPNRYQLAKELISRPDAEELEIIFGNVEENSEQGPSLFTKAAGIFSSMNRFMKIISK